The genomic stretch CCCTGGAGGCCCTGGGCCTCCAGCGGGGCCTTCGCGCCTTCGAGCACGTGCGGCAGGTCGAAAAGAATGCCCCGGCAGGAGGGGTTGGCGCGCAGCACCTGCGCCAGCAGCGCTCCCTGGCTGCCGCCAATGTCCGCCACATGGGCGAAGGGGGAGAAGTCGACCTGTTGCGTCAGCTCGTGGGCCACCAGGGCCGACAGGTTGCCCATGGCCCGGGCGAAATGCTCCGCTTCTTCCGGGTGACGCGCGAAGTGCTCCCAGATGTCGGTCCCCAGGGCGGCGCGCACGGTGGACTTCCCGGTGCGAACGGCCTCGATGAGCTGCCCCCACGGCAGCCAGTGGGCGCGGTCACTCTGCGCGATGGCCACGTCCCGCAGCGAGCCGGGGATGTCCGAGCGGAGCCCTTCGCCCATGGGCGTCAGGGCAAAGGTCCGCTCACCGACCTCCTGGAAGATGCCCGCGGGGATGCCGCCTCGCAGCAGCCGGTACAGGCCGTCCGCGCTGATGCCGAGCTCGTCCGCCAGCGCGTCACTGCTCCGCGGGCCCTTGGAGAGCAGGTCCGCGATTCCCAGACGGGCCGCCGCGCCGATGACCTGGGTGAGCCAATAGCCGCCGATGCGCTCATAGAGTAGCTGCGTGGGAAACGGAGTCCCGCCGGGCGTCTTGTCCATGCTTGGAGTCTAACAGCGCTCAAAGCCTGTCATCATCATGGACATAGGTAATAAGCAGTAATTCGAGACTCCCCGGCGGCGCCACGACAGGGCGCGGCGCCAGGGAGCCCACCGCGCCGGCCTACTTGCCCTTGCTGTAGTCGCGGCTGGCGATGACGCCCTGGACCTCGGCCAGCGCGCGGGCGCCGGACGCGGACTCGAGCGCCTTCTCGGCGATGGCCTGGACCTGGCGCTTGGCCTCGGCCAACTCGGTCTGGAGCATCTGGAGCGACTGGGCCTGCTTGGTGGCGGTCTCCTTGAGCGAGGAAATCTCCATGGCGGCGACGCGCTGCGCCGTCTCCGCGTCCTTGGTGGCGAGCGTGAGCTTCAGCTCCCACTCGGACTTCACCCGGTTGCCAGTGATGGCCGCGGCGGTGTCCGTCTCCTTCTTGAGCACCAGCGGGAAGTCCGCCACCTGCTTGCGCAGGTCCTCCAGCTCCTTCTCACGCAGCTTCAGGGCGTCCTCGCGGGTGGCCCAGTCCTTCTCCAGCTTCTCCTTGCGGTCGCGCTCGGTGGCGGCCTGCTGGCGCAGCGATTCGGCGAAGGCGTCCTGCTCCTTCTTGCGCTGGAGCTGGGTGTCATAGGTGTACTCCTCCTCGGTGCGCTTGCGAGCCACCTCGGTGGCCTGCCGCTCGGCGGACTGGTCCGCGGCGGCCTTCGCGCGGGTGTCCTCGATGTCCTTCTGGAGCCGCTCCATCTCCGCCTCGAGCTCGGCCTTCTTCTTGTCGTACTCGGCCACGAGCACGTCGATGGCGCTGGCGGCCACGTCCTTGCCGTGCAGCCCGTTCAGCTCCTCCGTCTTGAGCTGGATGGCCTCGTCGAGCTGCTTCAGCTCCTCCACCAGCGAGATGACCTGCTCGTTGATGCCGGCCAGCGTCTTGTTGATGGTGAGGCCCGCCTCGGTGACTTTCTTCACGGCGGATTCGGCGGTGAGGTTGGACACGTCCGCGAGGACGTTCTTCGCGTGGGCTTCCTGCGCGTCCTGCTCCTTGGTGGAGACGATGGGCTTGTTGCGCGCCTTGCGAGCGAGCTCCTCGAAGGCGGCCTTGGTGGCCTCGGTGGAGCGGTTGCGGGCGACGACGTTGCGCTTGGACGTCTTGCGAGTAGCCATGTGACTCTCCAGGTAGGGCACGGCCAGGGCAGGCCGTGAGGGACGTGAGGGTTTCGTGGAATCGCTGGCCCCCTTTTCGGGCGACCATGGGAGAAAGATACCTGGGGGGTCTGACACGGTTGGCCGGGTTTCAGGCGGCCTGGCGGGGTGTTTGGAGCCCCCAGAAGCGCCTCTGGGCGGCCTGGGTGGCGACGCTTGGGGAACAGCGCCCTTGTCCTCGGGGCCGGGGCCCGGCTAACTCGCAGTCCCCGAAACGGCTCAAGGGAGAGCGTCAATGCAGGTCGTCAGTGTGAAGAAGGCCCTCGCGGGAGGGGTGGAGGAGGGGACGAAGGTGGAGGTCCGCGGCTGGGTGCGCACGCGCCGCGACTCCAAGGCGGGCATCAGCTTCGTCAACGTCAGCGACGGGTCGACGTTCGACCCCATCCAGGTCGTCGCTCCGAATTCGCTGCCCAACTACGAGAAGGAAATCCTGCACCTCACTGCGGGCTGCTCGGTCATCAGCCGAGGCACGCTGGTGAAGTCCCAGGGCAAGGGGCAGTCCTACGAAGTCCAGGCGGATGACGTCCAGGTGCTGGGCTTCGTGGATGACCCGGACACGTACCCCATCCAGCCCAAGCAGCACACGCTGGAGTTCCTCCGCGACGTGGCCCACCTGCGCGTGCGCACCAACACGTTCAGCGCGATTACGCGCGTGCGTCACCGCGCGGCCATGGCCGTCCACCGCTTCTTCGACGAGGAGGGCTTCTTCTGGGTGAACACGCCCATCATCACCGCGAGCGACGCGGAGGGCGCCGGGCAGATGTTCCGCGTCTCCACGCTGGACGCGGTGAATCCGCCGCGCACGCCGGACGGGAAGATTGACTGGCACAAGGACTTCTTCGGCAAGGAGGCGTACTTGACGGTCTCCGGCCAGCTCAACGTGGAGGCCTACGCCCTGGCCATGTCCAAGGTGTACACGTTCGGCCCCACGTTCCGGGCGGAGAACTCCAACACCACGCGGCACCTGGCCGAGTTCTGGATGATCGAGCCGGAGATTGCCTTCGCGGACCTCAACGACGACGCGAACCTGGCCGAGCGCTTCCTCAAGTATGTCTTCAAGGCCGTGCTCGCCGACTGTGCGCCGGACCTGAAGTTCTTCGAGGAGCGGGTTCAGAAGGGCGTCACCGAGCGCATGGAGAAGTTCATCAACTCCAGCTTCGAGCGCATCGACTACACCGAGGCCGTCGAAATCCTGAAGAAGGCCAAGAAGAAGTTCGAGTACGCGCCCGAGTGGGGCAAGGACCTCCAGACGGAGCACGAGCGCTACCTCACCGAGGAGCACGTGGGGCGGCCGGTGGTGGTGATGAACTACCCGGAGGCCATCAAGTCCTTCTACATGCGCGCCAACGACGACGGGAAGACGGTCGCCGCCATGGATGTGCTCGCCCCCGGCATTGGCGAAATCATCGGAGGCAGCCAGCGCGAGGAGCGCCTGGACGTGCTGGACCAGCGCATCCAGAAGTTCGGCCTGAAGCCGGAGGGATACCAGTGGTACCGCGACCTGCGGCGCTACGGCACCGTGCCGCACGCGGGCTTCGGGCTCGGCTTCGAGCGGCTCATCGTCTACATGTGCGGTTTGCAGAACATCCGGGACGCGATTCCCTACCCGCGCGTGCCGGGCTCCGCGGCGTTCTAAATCGCCGTCCGAGTGTCCCCTCC from Myxococcus xanthus encodes the following:
- a CDS encoding methyltransferase, coding for MDKTPGGTPFPTQLLYERIGGYWLTQVIGAAARLGIADLLSKGPRSSDALADELGISADGLYRLLRGGIPAGIFQEVGERTFALTPMGEGLRSDIPGSLRDVAIAQSDRAHWLPWGQLIEAVRTGKSTVRAALGTDIWEHFARHPEEAEHFARAMGNLSALVAHELTQQVDFSPFAHVADIGGSQGALLAQVLRANPSCRGILFDLPHVLEGAKAPLEAQGLQGRVELVGGSFFEPGLPSAEAYLLKHILHDWDEESATAILRNLHAAAPAGARLFVLELVMPDNQTPSPVPLLDLNMMVLVDGRERTANEFQALLARTSWELVGIRPTQAGTCIIEAVKR
- the asnS gene encoding asparagine--tRNA ligase; translation: MQVVSVKKALAGGVEEGTKVEVRGWVRTRRDSKAGISFVNVSDGSTFDPIQVVAPNSLPNYEKEILHLTAGCSVISRGTLVKSQGKGQSYEVQADDVQVLGFVDDPDTYPIQPKQHTLEFLRDVAHLRVRTNTFSAITRVRHRAAMAVHRFFDEEGFFWVNTPIITASDAEGAGQMFRVSTLDAVNPPRTPDGKIDWHKDFFGKEAYLTVSGQLNVEAYALAMSKVYTFGPTFRAENSNTTRHLAEFWMIEPEIAFADLNDDANLAERFLKYVFKAVLADCAPDLKFFEERVQKGVTERMEKFINSSFERIDYTEAVEILKKAKKKFEYAPEWGKDLQTEHERYLTEEHVGRPVVVMNYPEAIKSFYMRANDDGKTVAAMDVLAPGIGEIIGGSQREERLDVLDQRIQKFGLKPEGYQWYRDLRRYGTVPHAGFGLGFERLIVYMCGLQNIRDAIPYPRVPGSAAF
- a CDS encoding kinetoplast-associated protein, which translates into the protein MATRKTSKRNVVARNRSTEATKAAFEELARKARNKPIVSTKEQDAQEAHAKNVLADVSNLTAESAVKKVTEAGLTINKTLAGINEQVISLVEELKQLDEAIQLKTEELNGLHGKDVAASAIDVLVAEYDKKKAELEAEMERLQKDIEDTRAKAAADQSAERQATEVARKRTEEEYTYDTQLQRKKEQDAFAESLRQQAATERDRKEKLEKDWATREDALKLREKELEDLRKQVADFPLVLKKETDTAAAITGNRVKSEWELKLTLATKDAETAQRVAAMEISSLKETATKQAQSLQMLQTELAEAKRQVQAIAEKALESASGARALAEVQGVIASRDYSKGK